A stretch of Eleutherodactylus coqui strain aEleCoq1 chromosome 2, aEleCoq1.hap1, whole genome shotgun sequence DNA encodes these proteins:
- the LOC136610385 gene encoding octapeptide-repeat protein T2-like, giving the protein MGNEGSSGMQVEKERSRRMQAEKERSRRMQAEKERSRRMQAEKERSRRMQAEKERSRRMQAEKERSRRMQAEKERSRRMQAEKERSRRMQAEKERSRRMQAEKERSRRMQAEKERSRRMQAEKERSRRMQAEKEKSRRMQAEKERSRRMQAEKERSRRMQAEKERSRRMQAEKERSRRMQAEKERSRGMQAEKERSRGMQAEKERSRGMQVEKERSRGMQVEKKRSRGMQVEK; this is encoded by the coding sequence ATGGGAAACGAGGGGAGCAGTGGAATGCAGGTGGAAAAGGAAAGAAGCAGGCGAATGCAGGCGGAAAAGGAAAGAAGCAGGCGAATGCAGGCGGAAAAGGAAAGAAGCAGGCGAATGCAGGCGGAAAAGGAAAGAAGCAGGCGAATGCAGGCGGAAAAGGAAAGAAGCAGGCGAATGCAGGCGGAAAAGGAAAGAAGCAGGCGAATGCAAGCGGAAAAGGAAAGAAGCAGGCGAATGCAGGCGGAAAAGGAAAGAAGCAGGCGAATGCAGGCGGAAAAGGAAAGAAGCAGGCGAATGCAGGCGGAAAAGGAAAGAAGCAGGCGAATGCAGGCGGAAAAGGAAAGAAGCAGGCGAATGCAGGCGGAAAAGGAAAGAAGCAGGCGAATGCAGGCGGAAAAGGAAAAAAGCAGGCGAATGCAGGCGGAAAAGGAAAGAAGCAGGCGAATGCAGGCGGAAAAGGAAAGAAGCAGGCGAATGCAGGCGGAAAAGGAAAGAAGCAGGCGAATGCAGGCGGAAAAGGAAAGAAGCAGGCGAATGCAGGCGGAAAAGGAAAGAAGCAGGGGAATGCAGGCGGAAAAGGAAAGAAGCAGGGGAATGCAGGCGGAAAAGGAAAGAAGCAGGGGAATGCAGGTGGAAAAGGAAAGAAGCAGGGGAATGCAGGTGGAAAAGAAAAGAAGCAGGGGAATGCAGGTGGAAAAGTAA
- the LOC136613055 gene encoding oocyte zinc finger protein XlCOF22-like, whose protein sequence is MEKDRDKMTKSILNLTLEIIFQLTGEDCTVVKTSSDDCWALVCDKWGRPLGPISGPPPHPLIHEDINVLKILELANKMIELLTGEVPIRCQDVAVYFSMEEWEYLEGRKDPYSDAMMETRQPLLSPVSSSKRRTPERCPCSLLPQDYQLLYQDEDPSNINSAEINVRIKQECKKEIPTGNYSDDSLGSSEGCLISEDCKAEDCGITQDTYEGPAIIPDITSALYSKDPSSDTLIKVPSSDPSQTDKQEKNHRRQEHQRAYTGKKSYSCSECGKCFTKESYLGKHQRSHTEETPYSCSECGKCFNVKSHLVKHQGSHTGKMQYPCSECGKCFTKESFLVKHQRSHTEQTSCSCSECGKCFTNESYLVIHQRSHTGEKPFSCSECRKCFSSKSQLAIHLRIHTGEKPFLCSECGKCFNEKSHLTKHQRSHTGAKPFSCSDCGRCFSNKSNLVSHQLIHIEEKPFSCSECGKCFASKTRLDVHQRIHTGEKPFSCSECGKCFTRKSYLTKHRIIHTGEKTFLCSDCGKCFARKANLVEHQIIHTRHKPFSCSECGKCFTRKSQVLKHLRIHTDQ, encoded by the exons ATGGAGAAAGACAGAGACAAGATGACAAAGAGTATATTAAATCTCACCTTAGAGATAATTtttcagcttactggagag gattgcacagtagtgaagacctctagtgatgactGTTGGGCCCTTGTGTGTGAtaaatggggaagacccctggGCCCAATCtcggggcccccacctcaccccctcatacatgaggacatcaatgtactgaagattctagaactcgccaacaagatgattgagctgctgactggagag gttcctataaggtgtcaggatgtcgctgtctatttctccatggaggagtgggagtatttagaaggacgcAAGGATCCATACAGtgacgccatgatggagacccgccagccactcctatcaccag tttcatccagtaagagaagaaccccagagagatgtccctgttctcttcttccacaggactatcag cttttgtatcaggatgaagatccgAGCAATATTAATTCTGCAGAGATAAATGTGAGGATCAAGCAGGAGTGTAAaaaggagattcctacaggtaactattcag atgacagtCTTGGGAGCTCAGAAGGCTGTCTAATATCAGaagattgtaaagcagaggattgtggtatcacacaagatacatatgaaggaCCTGCTATTATCCCAGATATTACCTCAGCCCTttacagcaaagatccatcatctgatacTCTTATAAAGGTCCCATCATCTGATCCATCACAGACTGATAAGCAGGAGAAAAATCACAGAAGACAAGAACATCAAAGAGCTTACACAGGGAAGAAgtcgtattcatgttcagaatgtgggaaatgttttaccaaggAATCATACCTTGgtaaacatcagagaagtcatacAGAGGAgacaccatattcatgttcagaatgtgggaaatgttttaatgtgaaatcacatcttgttaaacatcagggaAGTCACACAGGGAAGATGCAAtatccatgttcagaatgtgggaaatgttttactaaggAATCatttcttgttaaacatcagagaagtcacacagagcAGACATCatgttcatgttcagaatgtgggaaatgttttaccaatgaatcatatcttgttatacatcagagaagtcacacaggggagaagccattttcatgttcagaatgtagaAAGTGTTTTTCAAGCAAATCACAGCTTGCTATacatctgagaattcacacaggggagaagccattcttGTGTTCAGAATGCGGGAAGTGTTTTAATGAGAAATCACATCTTAccaaacatcagagaagtcacacaggggcaaagccattttcatgttcagattgtgggagaTGTTTTTcaaataaatcaaatcttgtgtcaCATCAGCTCATTCACATagaggagaagccattttcctgttcagaatgtggcaaatgttttgctAGCAAAACAAGACTTGAtgttcatcagagaattcacacaggggagaagccattctcgtgttcagaatgtgggaagtgttttactagAAAATCATATCTTACCAAACATCggataattcacacaggagagaagacgTTTTTATGTTCAGATTGTGGCAAATGTTTTGCTAGAAAAGCAAATCTTGTTGAgcatcagataattcacacaagacataagccattttcatgttcagaatgtgggaaatgttttactaggaAATCACAAGTTCTTAAGCATCTAAGAATTCACACAGACCAGTAA